From a region of the Helianthus annuus cultivar XRQ/B chromosome 5, HanXRQr2.0-SUNRISE, whole genome shotgun sequence genome:
- the LOC110941318 gene encoding probable methyltransferase PMT24, producing MAQGKYSRVDGKKSSCSVATVLLVIGVCLIGVWMFMSSPVFLGQTVNGSGQESKSESKTKVSTVSSSQFEDDSGDLSESSRTGGGNDEEPVSRIEESNTREVETSIGDDDDSSESGKSKSEDETGSSSDTNEKEEKKIEDGKMPESFPDADRAEILKETQTDSGDFSTQAAESASDKELKRSGNGYKWKTCNASTGPDFIPCLDNIAALRKIHSTIHYEHRERHCPAEPPTCLVPLRQGYKIPVRWPRSREQIWYSNIPSTTLAEVKGHQNWVKVTGEYLSFPGGGTQFKNGALHYIDQIQKSLPDIEWGKRTRVILDVGCGVASFGGYLFERDVIAMSFAPKDEHEAQVQFALERGIPAISAVMGTQRLPFPSKVFDAIHCARCRVPWHVEGGKLLLELNRLLRPGGYFVWSATPVYQKLAEDVEIWEAMSKLTKAMCWELITIYKDQLNEVGAAIYKKPTSNECYENRQQNFPPICQSNDDPDAIWNVELEACMHKVPVDSSVRGSNWPKKWPERLDSPPYWLKSTDNGVYGKPAPDDFTADYEHWKRVVSKSYINGLGLDWSSIRNVMDMRSIYGGFAAALRDLKVWVMNVVPLDSPDTLPIIYERGLFGIYHDWCESFSTYPRTYDLLHADHLFSGLKKRCKLASVIAEVDRILRPEGKLIVRDNVETIAEIENMAKSLHWNIRMTYNKEQEGLLCVEKTLWRPTEVETLGYTF from the exons ATGGCTCAGGGAAAATATTCGCGGGTTGATGGAAAAAAATCATCATGTTCAGTGGCAACAGTTTTGTTAGTTATTGGTGTTTGTTTGATTGGTGTATGGATGTTTATGTCATCACCTGTGTTCCTGGGTCAGACTGTAAACGGGTCGGGTCAAGAGTCCAAGTCAGAATCCAAAACAAAGGTGTCCACAGTGTCATCTTCTCAGTTTGAAGATGATTCTGGTGATTTATCCGAATCTtcaagaactggtggtggaaatGATGAAGAACCCGTATCAAGAATTGAGGAATCTAACACGAGAGAAGTTGAAACGAGCATTGGAGATGATGATGATTCAAGTGAAAGTGGGAAGTCAAAGTCAGAGGATGAAACGGGTTCAAGTTCGGATACTAAtgagaaagaagaaaagaagatagaagatgGTAAAATGCCCGAATCTTTCCCAGATGCTGACCGGGCTGAAATTCTGAAGGAAACACAAACCGATAGTGGGGATTTTTCCACACAAGCGGCTGAGTCAGCGAGCGATAAAGAACTAAAAAGATCCGGAAACGGTTACAAATGGAAGACTTGTAATGCAAGCACGGGCCCAGATTTTATTCCTTGTCTCGATAATATTGCAGCCCTTAGAAAGATTCATAGTACAATACACTATGAACACAGGGAAAGACACTGTCCAGCAGAACCGCCCACTTGCTTGGTCCCGCTTCGTCAAGGTTACAAGATCCCTGTCAGATGGCCCAGAAGCCGAGAGCAG ATATGGTACAGTAACATTCCCAGCACCACCCTGGCTGAAGTCAAAGGGCATCAAAACTGGGTCAAAGTTACCGGTGAATATCTTTCTTTTCCCGGGGGTGGTACTCAGTTCAAGAATGGAGCTCTTCACTATATCGATCAAATCCAGAAG TCATTGCCTGATATTGAGTGGGGCAAAAGAACCCGTGTGATACTAGACGTTGGATGTGGAGTTGCAAGCTTTGGAGGGTACCTTTTCGAGAGAGATGTAATTGCAATGTCATTTGCACCAAAAGATGAACATGAAGCTCAAGTGCAATTTGCACTTGAACGGGGTATTCCCGCCATTTCAGCTGTTATGGGTACCCAAAGACTACCCTTCCCCAGTAAGGTATTTGATGCCATTCATTGTGCACGTTGCAGAGTCCCGTGGCACGTTGAAG GTGGAAAACTTTTGTTGGAGCTTAACCGTCTCTTAAGACCTGGTGGTTATTTTGTTTGGTCTGCTACCCCCGTTTACCAAAAGTTGGCTGAAGATGTGGAGATATGGGAAG CTATGTCTAAATTGACAAAGGCTATGTGCTGGGAGCTTATAACAATTTATAAGGATCAGCTGAATGAAGTAGGTGCAGCAATATACAAAAAGCCAACTTCCAATGAATGCTATGAAAACAGACAACAAAATTTTCCGCCTATATGCCAAAGCAACGATGATCCAGATGCAATCTG GAACGTAGAACTTGAGGCATGCATGCATAAGGTCCCGGTTGACTCATCAGTACGCGGTTCAAACTGGCCAAAGAAGTGGCCTGAAAGACTGGACTCACCACCATACTGGTTGAAGAGCACCGATAACGGAGTTTATGGAAAACCAGCACCCGATGACTTCACCGCTGACTATGAGCACTGGAAACGCGTGGTCTCCAAATCGTACATAAATGGTTTAGGACTTGATTGGTCTTCTATCAGAAATGTCATGGACATGAGATCCATTTATGGAGG ATTTGCTGCTGCATTGAGAGATCTGAAAGTCTGGGTGATGAATGTGGTGCCACTTGATTCGCCAGATACGCTTCCAATTATATACGAACGTGGACTGTTTGGGATATATCATGACTGGTGTGAATCATTCAGCACTTACCCAAGAACGTACGATCTTCTACATGCTGATCATCTTTTCTCGGGTCTTAAGAAAAG GTGTAAGTTAGCATCAGTGATTGCAGAAGTTGACAGGATCTTAAGGCCAGAAGGAAAACTAATAGTTCGTGATAACGTTGAGACGATTGCTGAGATCGAGAACATGGCCAAGTCGCTGCATTGGAATATTCGTATGACTTACAACAAGGAACAAGAAGGTTTGTTGTGTGTTGAGAAGACATTATGGCGACCAACGGAGGTAGAAACTTTAGGCTATACATTCTAA